Proteins encoded by one window of Dietzia sp. B32:
- the secE gene encoding preprotein translocase subunit SecE produces the protein MSQDRDDDVDISGVRDSDAAAAVPTGKAGRGDTAVAGRVRTDADKPEDTRTDRANPFQYIKQVVDELRKVIWPTRNQMVTYTIVVFLFLIFMTALVSGVDFGAGKLVELVFDR, from the coding sequence GTGAGCCAGGATCGCGACGACGACGTCGACATCAGCGGCGTCCGCGATTCCGACGCCGCCGCTGCCGTCCCCACCGGTAAGGCCGGCCGCGGCGACACCGCCGTGGCGGGCCGGGTCCGCACGGACGCGGACAAGCCGGAGGACACGCGGACTGACCGCGCGAATCCGTTCCAGTACATCAAGCAGGTCGTGGACGAGCTCCGTAAGGTCATCTGGCCGACGCGGAACCAGATGGTCACCTACACCATCGTGGTGTTCCTGTTCCTCATCTTCATGACCGCGCTGGTCTCGGGCGTCGACTTCGGCGCGGGCAAGCTCGTCGAGCTCGTCTTCGACCGCTAG